In Paraburkholderia flava, one genomic interval encodes:
- the ccrA gene encoding crotonyl-CoA carboxylase/reductase, with translation MADPLVDDAIEVACEIPEIFAVDAEIPLGVVPQRMHAWTIRRERHGEPLNAFVREVVDVPKPGDDDVLVLVKAAGVNYNGVWAAVGQPVSVLDVTKEAFHIAGSDASGIVWAVGKNVRRWKVGDEVVAHCSQVDGDDEECNGGDPMLSASQRIWGYETSYGSFAQFTRVQATQLLPRPRHLTWAASACYTLTLATAYRMLFGHHPHVLGPGQSVLIWGGAGGLGTMAIQLAALVGAKPIAVVSDDTKAQYVKNLGAAGVINRAKFDCWGSPPSMEAPDYARYMDNVRAFGKAIWQACGEKRDVDMVFEHPGRNTFPVSCFVVKRGGMVVFCAATTGYDLTCDARYVWMRQKRIQGSHFANLKQAAEANRLVISGKIDPCLSEVFAWNELPQAHQKMRRNEHAPGNMAVLVNARRADEGASIGKP, from the coding sequence ATGGCTGACCCACTTGTGGACGACGCGATTGAAGTCGCGTGCGAAATTCCGGAGATCTTTGCCGTCGATGCAGAGATTCCGTTAGGCGTGGTGCCTCAGCGAATGCACGCATGGACGATCAGACGCGAGCGTCATGGCGAACCGCTCAACGCGTTCGTACGCGAAGTCGTCGACGTGCCAAAGCCCGGCGACGACGACGTGCTCGTGCTCGTGAAAGCGGCGGGGGTTAACTACAACGGCGTGTGGGCTGCGGTGGGTCAACCGGTGTCGGTACTCGACGTGACTAAAGAGGCGTTTCACATCGCCGGATCGGACGCGTCCGGAATCGTGTGGGCCGTCGGCAAGAACGTGCGACGCTGGAAAGTCGGCGACGAGGTGGTCGCGCATTGCTCCCAGGTGGATGGCGACGACGAAGAGTGCAACGGCGGCGATCCGATGCTGTCCGCTTCGCAGCGCATCTGGGGGTACGAAACGTCGTATGGATCGTTCGCGCAGTTCACACGCGTTCAGGCGACACAGCTGCTACCCAGACCTCGACATCTGACGTGGGCCGCCAGCGCGTGCTACACGCTCACGCTGGCTACCGCATACCGGATGCTGTTCGGACATCACCCGCATGTGCTCGGCCCCGGGCAATCGGTGCTCATCTGGGGCGGCGCAGGCGGACTCGGCACGATGGCCATCCAGCTGGCTGCGCTGGTGGGCGCAAAGCCGATCGCCGTGGTCTCCGACGACACGAAAGCGCAGTACGTGAAGAACCTTGGCGCAGCGGGCGTGATCAATCGTGCGAAGTTCGACTGCTGGGGGTCGCCTCCGTCGATGGAAGCACCCGATTACGCGCGCTACATGGACAACGTTCGCGCTTTCGGCAAGGCAATCTGGCAGGCCTGCGGCGAGAAGCGCGACGTGGACATGGTGTTCGAACACCCCGGACGCAACACGTTTCCCGTTTCATGTTTCGTCGTCAAACGCGGCGGCATGGTGGTCTTTTGCGCGGCGACGACCGGCTATGACCTCACCTGTGATGCCCGGTATGTATGGATGCGTCAGAAGCGCATTCAGGGCAGTCACTTTGCCAATCTGAAACAGGCGGCGGAGGCGAACCGCCTGGTGATCAGCGGGAAGATCGACCCGTGCCTGTCGGAAGTTTTTGCATGGAACGAACTGCCGCAAGCCCATCAGAAGATGCGCCGCAACGAACATGCGCCCGGCAACATGGCGGTACTCGTCAACGCGCGGCGGGCTGATGAAGGCGCGAGTATCGGCAAGCCTTAG
- a CDS encoding beta-ketoacyl-ACP synthase III, with the protein MQKLFRSCVIGHGSALPERRVTNDELAETVDTSDEWIVQRSGIRERRIAAEGENTSDLAIAAARKALERAGKTGADLDLLIVATTTPDQTLPATAVRVQAALKMTGGVAFDVQAVCSGFVFALSVADNMIKLGQAKTAMVIGAETLSRILDWKDRASCVLFGDGAGAVILQAEAHDEGVQARGILSTHLHSDGRHQDKIRSDGGASSTGTVGKIHIEGREVFLHAVINLAAASDEALAANGLTRDDIDWLVPHQANKRIVETVGQQLHIPIEKVVLTVGHHANTSAASIPLALDEAASDGRIKQGDLVMLAAMGGGFTWGSALLRW; encoded by the coding sequence ATTCAAAAGCTGTTCCGTTCGTGCGTGATCGGCCATGGCTCCGCGTTACCGGAACGTCGCGTGACGAACGATGAACTGGCTGAAACGGTCGATACGTCGGACGAGTGGATCGTTCAACGCTCCGGCATTCGCGAGAGAAGGATCGCGGCCGAAGGAGAGAATACGTCGGACCTCGCGATCGCAGCTGCGCGCAAGGCGCTGGAGCGAGCGGGCAAGACCGGCGCCGATCTCGATCTGCTGATCGTTGCGACGACGACGCCCGACCAGACCCTTCCCGCTACCGCAGTGCGTGTTCAGGCCGCGCTCAAGATGACGGGCGGCGTCGCCTTCGACGTGCAAGCCGTCTGCTCGGGATTTGTCTTCGCACTCTCGGTCGCGGACAACATGATCAAGCTCGGTCAGGCAAAGACCGCGATGGTCATCGGCGCGGAGACGTTGTCGCGCATTCTCGACTGGAAGGATCGCGCGAGTTGCGTCCTGTTTGGCGACGGAGCCGGAGCGGTCATCCTGCAGGCCGAGGCACACGACGAAGGCGTGCAGGCGCGAGGAATACTGTCCACCCATCTGCATTCCGATGGCCGTCATCAAGACAAGATTCGCAGCGACGGCGGCGCGTCGTCGACGGGGACGGTGGGCAAGATTCATATCGAGGGACGCGAGGTGTTCCTTCACGCGGTCATCAATCTGGCTGCTGCATCCGACGAGGCGCTTGCCGCCAACGGCCTGACGCGCGACGACATCGACTGGCTGGTTCCTCATCAGGCCAACAAACGCATCGTCGAAACGGTCGGACAGCAACTGCATATCCCGATAGAGAAAGTCGTGCTGACGGTGGGACACCACGCCAACACGTCTGCGGCGTCGATCCCGCTTGCGCTGGACGAGGCGGCTTCCGATGGACGGATCAAGCAGGGCGATCTGGTGATGCTCGCCGCGATGGGTGGGGGATTTACGTGGGGATCGGCGTTGCTGCGGTGGTAG
- a CDS encoding type I polyketide synthase, giving the protein MQAATKSDSRIAITGCAYRFPGDATSHESYWALLDSGRSVIRDTPVDRFDIEPYFNEDGSVPGTTYARGGGYVNGAFEFDHSFFRISRAEAMSMDPQQRWMLELCWQALESAGIAPGAVRGRSIGVFLGSGEVDYGRRTMWSGDMTRLTTYARLGTSRPVLAGRIAYFLGVHGPAVFVDTACSTSLTAVHLAAQSLRAGDCDIAIAGGINLILSPEETIAGARLQAMSHSETCRPFDAKADGYMRGEGGGVIVMKRIDDALRDDDRIDAVLAGSAINNDGPSNGLTAPNGVAQESVIRTALQRANAKPESVAYVEAHGTGTQLGDPIELGALRNVYAKDVQRNNALLVGSVKAQIGHLEAGASIAGLIKAMLVLQKRRIPAQANFLEPTPRFRWEGSQIRVPRESEALPDDDSLVGVSGFGISGTNVHVLLARAPSREPVADAGAGPHVLTLSAKTRDGCVRLAKEYRNVLSDTETALRDVCYTASVRRDHWTHRVAVVGNAKEQLVQALDDFLAANPTGTWHTSEVTPSRRLVFLFPGQGSWKPGVGAQLYNQNAFFHQFVDECLAHLDPALAADVFAAIRGEHPETVRHRQGQLAHFVVLHSLARTWIELGHTPDVVIGHSLGEHVAATIAGVMSLEDGLKAVEARGRLFDTATPPGAMLAVAASVAELRRLFDFGDDLFIAGINGPEQTVVSGTASAVETVLTTMTGMGRRASLLSTYDTPGHSPMLAPMRAGFAEALSKLRFQSPKIPLISTLTGKAANEAIATTEHWLDLVENPVLFSDALSQLTDQDCVFLEVGPGAALSNLARAATQKWDQAISSLADAPDEESTESSGFAHACAELYCAGLMRNWAALYPQPLQPVDLPGYPFERVHLELPYEAGTVARDGVAIAGPTVPRSLDASTRDSDVGSAGAEKAAVGAGVVDTIRQLVSSVASDTVTLNDDAPLISSGFDSLALTELRVRLQQTFGRALPVALLARGVSVSGIAAFFGNASTGVTPAQTQKSGDVGTFRASGNTPLAEDSPVVVLREGQGETIVLIHPVGGDVLCYGELAAAWPGDPTVIGLRHPDADRPVLQKHRPLAELAQLYREALERSLGRVPDRLGGWSFGGMVALEMAAQWERAGQPVPPLMIVDSPLPTGDFALRLKAIAGTLIDAPSLADVDALHRDERFIKLLDRDLGLEQMRERMKPAEFARIARFYASNVLSIASRDFAPVNAGILYALAAKGGGNGRSSDDVVPHLKKLTTGAIDVGVFDDDHNSIVSAASVQRLAAFLGSPVVEERIEANGR; this is encoded by the coding sequence ATGCAAGCGGCTACGAAGTCCGATTCGCGCATTGCGATAACAGGGTGCGCCTATCGTTTTCCCGGCGATGCGACGTCGCACGAATCCTATTGGGCGCTGCTGGATTCGGGGCGTTCGGTGATCCGCGACACGCCCGTTGACCGCTTCGACATCGAGCCATACTTCAACGAAGACGGCAGCGTGCCGGGTACAACCTACGCGCGCGGCGGCGGCTATGTGAATGGCGCGTTCGAGTTCGATCACAGCTTCTTCAGGATCTCGCGTGCCGAGGCGATGTCGATGGATCCGCAGCAGCGCTGGATGCTCGAATTGTGCTGGCAGGCGCTCGAGAGCGCAGGCATTGCACCCGGCGCGGTGCGGGGACGCAGCATCGGCGTGTTCCTCGGTAGCGGTGAAGTCGATTATGGACGCCGCACGATGTGGTCCGGCGACATGACCCGGCTCACCACGTACGCGAGGCTAGGTACAAGCCGGCCCGTTCTCGCCGGCCGGATCGCATACTTCCTGGGCGTGCACGGGCCTGCGGTGTTTGTCGATACAGCATGCTCCACGTCGCTTACTGCGGTACATCTCGCTGCGCAGAGTCTGCGCGCAGGCGACTGCGACATTGCGATCGCCGGCGGCATCAACCTGATTCTCTCGCCCGAAGAGACGATCGCGGGCGCACGCTTGCAGGCGATGTCGCATTCGGAGACGTGCCGACCGTTCGATGCAAAAGCCGACGGCTACATGCGAGGCGAGGGCGGCGGCGTGATCGTGATGAAGCGTATCGACGATGCGCTTCGCGACGATGACCGCATCGACGCGGTGCTGGCCGGCTCCGCAATCAACAACGACGGGCCGAGCAATGGGCTGACCGCACCGAACGGTGTGGCGCAGGAAAGCGTGATTCGCACCGCGCTGCAGAGAGCCAACGCGAAGCCCGAGTCGGTTGCCTACGTCGAAGCACACGGCACCGGAACGCAGCTAGGCGACCCGATCGAGCTGGGGGCGTTGCGCAACGTCTACGCGAAGGATGTTCAGCGAAACAATGCGCTGCTGGTCGGTTCGGTCAAGGCGCAGATCGGGCATCTGGAAGCGGGGGCGAGCATCGCGGGATTGATCAAGGCGATGCTGGTTCTGCAGAAGCGCCGTATTCCGGCGCAGGCCAATTTTCTGGAACCGACTCCGCGTTTTCGCTGGGAGGGCAGCCAGATTCGCGTGCCGCGCGAAAGCGAAGCGCTGCCGGACGATGACTCTTTGGTCGGCGTCAGCGGGTTTGGTATCAGCGGTACCAATGTGCATGTGTTGCTCGCAAGAGCGCCGTCGAGAGAACCCGTCGCTGATGCGGGTGCGGGTCCGCATGTTCTGACGCTGTCGGCTAAAACACGCGACGGTTGTGTCCGTCTGGCGAAGGAATATCGCAACGTGCTGAGCGACACCGAAACCGCGTTGCGCGATGTCTGCTACACGGCAAGCGTCCGGCGAGATCACTGGACTCATCGTGTCGCGGTAGTGGGCAACGCAAAAGAGCAGCTGGTGCAGGCTCTGGATGATTTTCTCGCCGCGAACCCGACGGGTACGTGGCATACGTCCGAGGTCACACCATCTCGTCGGCTGGTTTTTCTGTTCCCTGGACAGGGATCCTGGAAGCCGGGCGTCGGCGCGCAACTGTACAACCAGAATGCGTTCTTTCATCAGTTTGTCGACGAATGTCTTGCTCATCTCGATCCGGCACTCGCCGCCGATGTGTTCGCCGCGATTCGCGGTGAACATCCGGAGACGGTCCGGCATCGGCAGGGGCAGCTCGCGCATTTCGTGGTTCTGCATTCGCTTGCACGAACGTGGATCGAGTTGGGGCATACGCCGGACGTCGTGATCGGTCATTCGCTCGGCGAGCATGTCGCTGCGACGATCGCTGGTGTGATGTCGCTTGAGGATGGTCTGAAAGCGGTTGAAGCGCGCGGTCGTCTGTTCGATACCGCTACGCCGCCGGGCGCGATGCTCGCGGTTGCAGCGAGTGTGGCAGAGCTCAGGCGTCTCTTCGATTTCGGCGATGACCTCTTTATCGCGGGGATCAATGGGCCGGAGCAGACGGTCGTCAGCGGGACGGCCTCTGCGGTCGAAACCGTGCTCACCACGATGACGGGAATGGGCAGACGCGCGTCGCTACTCAGCACTTACGACACGCCAGGGCATTCGCCGATGCTCGCGCCGATGCGAGCCGGATTCGCCGAAGCGCTGTCGAAGCTGCGTTTCCAGTCGCCAAAAATCCCGTTGATCTCGACGCTCACCGGAAAGGCGGCGAACGAAGCGATCGCGACGACCGAACATTGGCTGGATCTCGTCGAGAACCCTGTGCTGTTTTCCGATGCACTGAGCCAGCTGACCGATCAGGACTGTGTGTTCCTGGAGGTCGGGCCGGGCGCAGCGTTATCGAATCTTGCGCGCGCGGCGACGCAGAAGTGGGATCAGGCGATTTCGTCGCTCGCCGATGCGCCGGACGAAGAAAGCACCGAATCGTCCGGCTTTGCACATGCATGCGCAGAGTTGTACTGCGCCGGGTTGATGCGGAACTGGGCTGCGCTTTATCCGCAGCCGCTGCAGCCTGTCGATCTGCCTGGTTATCCGTTCGAGCGTGTTCATCTGGAGCTTCCGTATGAGGCTGGAACGGTTGCTCGCGACGGCGTTGCTATCGCAGGGCCAACCGTCCCGCGATCTCTCGACGCAAGCACAAGAGACTCCGATGTGGGATCTGCCGGCGCGGAGAAAGCCGCGGTTGGAGCAGGCGTGGTCGACACCATTCGACAACTCGTAAGCTCTGTAGCGAGCGACACGGTCACGCTTAACGACGATGCACCATTGATTTCCAGCGGCTTCGATTCGCTTGCGCTAACCGAGCTCAGAGTGCGGCTTCAGCAGACGTTCGGACGCGCATTGCCGGTCGCATTGCTTGCGAGGGGTGTTTCGGTTTCGGGAATTGCCGCGTTCTTCGGTAATGCGTCGACTGGTGTCACGCCGGCTCAGACGCAAAAGAGCGGGGACGTAGGCACGTTCCGCGCATCCGGCAACACACCGTTAGCCGAAGACTCCCCCGTCGTCGTGTTGCGCGAAGGACAGGGCGAAACGATTGTACTGATCCACCCGGTAGGCGGCGATGTTCTTTGCTATGGAGAACTCGCCGCCGCATGGCCAGGCGACCCGACGGTAATCGGCCTCAGGCACCCCGATGCAGATCGACCCGTCCTGCAAAAGCACCGACCGCTTGCGGAACTCGCGCAGCTCTATCGCGAGGCGCTAGAGCGGTCGTTAGGGCGAGTTCCCGATCGGCTTGGCGGATGGTCTTTTGGCGGCATGGTCGCGCTGGAAATGGCCGCGCAGTGGGAACGGGCGGGTCAACCGGTGCCGCCGTTGATGATCGTCGACAGTCCGCTCCCAACGGGCGACTTCGCGTTGCGACTAAAAGCGATCGCAGGCACGCTCATCGACGCGCCATCGCTTGCCGACGTCGATGCGCTGCATCGCGATGAACGCTTCATCAAGCTTCTCGATCGCGACCTGGGCCTCGAGCAGATGCGCGAACGGATGAAGCCAGCGGAGTTCGCGCGTATCGCACGGTTTTACGCGTCGAACGTGCTGTCGATTGCGTCGCGGGATTTCGCACCCGTCAACGCCGGGATTCTGTATGCGCTGGCAGCAAAAGGCGGCGGTAACGGCCGCTCGAGTGACGATGTAGTGCCGCACCTGAAGAAGCTGACGACGGGCGCTATCGATGTAGGTGTCTTCGACGACGACCATAACTCGATTGTCTCCGCTGCTTCTGTACAGCGACTTGCTGCGTTCCTCGGCAGCCCTGTCGTAGAAGAACGAATCGAAGCGAACGGCCGCTGA